One part of the Phycisphaeraceae bacterium genome encodes these proteins:
- a CDS encoding relaxase domain-containing protein has protein sequence MLRIVQNTSVGGAKSYYSTADYYTEGQELTGTWRGLGAERLGLSGAIQKSDWDALCDNLDPRPPHAGEQLMPRNRRVRRVGYDLNFHCPKSVSVLYGLTSDQLLLDAFRDSVNATMQDMEAEMQTRVRSQGRNEDRTTGNLVWGEFIHLTARPIDGVPDPHLHAHCFAFNTTFDPEEQRWKAGQFAGLKRDAPFFEAVFHSHLARRIEELGLRTERTRTGWEIAGVPTTAIEKFSRRTAAIEAEAKDKGITDPHAKGELGARTREHKVKDLPMDQLRQQWHSRLSADEQSALENIRERTGSKALPEDEAATRDAVLQAIDHCFERSAVLPERTLLTESLKRSVGKAAPDRAIARTRGQPLITRTRDSRRFVTSAEVLREEQGMLAFAKSGRGACRSLAPAGYQLTRDWLTDEQQAAVRHVLTRHDRVILVRGAAGTGKTTMMQEAADGIRAGGHDVLTFAPSAAASRGVLRHAGFGEAETVARLLVDPQLQDRARGQVIWIDEAGLLGSRTTAQVFSLADRLDARVVLSGDRRQHGSVERGGALRLLEDEAGLIPTELRQVRRQTGEYKRAVEALGEGRTAEGFTRLSDLGWIKEIGDQERYRVLAAAYLDSTSKAGSTLVVCPTHAESDRITAEIRDGLKATGRLSTDERAFTKLIPLQLTEAQRADRLSYQPGDVLVYHQNARGHRKGDRLIVGADPVPTEQANRFSVFRPGFIRLAPGDRVRITKNATSMDKAKRLNNGDLAGVEGFTARGEIILDSGAVLAPGFGHLDYGYVVTSHASQGRSVDRVIIGQSAESLPASSREQFYVSVSRGKKQATIFTDDKRALLDAVSHGDERLTATELIHERERRERGSTLQRRELLAVTPPPAREPTTVHEHREIDHDR, from the coding sequence GTGCAATCCAGAAGTCAGACTGGGACGCTCTCTGCGACAACCTCGACCCCCGCCCCCCCCACGCCGGCGAGCAGCTCATGCCCCGCAACCGCCGAGTCCGCCGGGTCGGCTACGACCTGAACTTCCACTGCCCCAAGAGCGTCAGCGTCCTCTACGGCCTCACCAGCGACCAGCTCCTGCTGGACGCCTTCCGCGACTCGGTCAACGCCACGATGCAGGACATGGAGGCAGAGATGCAGACCCGCGTGCGCTCGCAGGGCCGCAACGAGGACAGGACCACCGGGAACCTGGTCTGGGGCGAGTTCATCCACTTGACTGCAAGACCAATCGACGGCGTCCCCGACCCGCACCTGCACGCGCACTGCTTTGCGTTCAACACCACCTTCGACCCCGAAGAACAGCGCTGGAAGGCGGGGCAGTTCGCCGGCCTCAAGCGGGACGCCCCGTTCTTTGAGGCGGTCTTCCACTCCCACCTGGCCCGCCGCATCGAAGAGCTCGGCCTCCGCACCGAGCGCACCCGCACCGGCTGGGAGATTGCCGGCGTCCCGACCACCGCGATCGAGAAGTTCTCCCGCCGCACCGCGGCGATCGAGGCCGAGGCCAAAGACAAAGGCATCACCGATCCGCACGCCAAGGGGGAACTCGGCGCCCGGACCCGCGAGCACAAGGTCAAGGACCTCCCGATGGACCAGCTCCGCCAGCAGTGGCACTCCCGCCTCTCGGCGGACGAGCAGTCAGCGCTGGAGAACATCCGCGAGCGGACCGGCTCCAAGGCCCTCCCCGAGGACGAAGCGGCCACCCGCGATGCGGTGCTCCAGGCCATCGACCACTGCTTCGAGCGGAGCGCAGTCCTCCCGGAACGCACGCTCCTGACCGAGTCCCTGAAGCGCTCCGTCGGCAAGGCCGCCCCCGACCGGGCGATCGCCCGGACGAGAGGCCAGCCGCTGATCACACGCACGCGGGACTCCCGCCGGTTCGTGACCTCGGCCGAAGTGCTGAGGGAAGAACAGGGCATGCTCGCCTTCGCCAAGTCCGGCCGCGGCGCCTGCCGCTCGCTCGCCCCGGCGGGGTACCAGCTCACCCGCGACTGGCTGACCGACGAACAGCAGGCCGCCGTGCGGCACGTGCTGACCAGGCACGACCGCGTGATCCTGGTCCGCGGCGCTGCAGGGACTGGCAAGACCACCATGATGCAGGAGGCTGCCGACGGCATCCGAGCTGGAGGCCACGATGTGCTCACCTTCGCCCCCTCCGCCGCCGCCAGCCGCGGCGTACTCCGCCACGCCGGCTTCGGCGAAGCCGAGACCGTCGCGCGCCTGCTGGTGGACCCACAGCTGCAGGACCGCGCCCGCGGCCAGGTGATCTGGATCGACGAAGCGGGCCTGCTCGGCTCCCGCACCACCGCGCAGGTCTTCTCCCTCGCGGACCGGCTTGATGCCCGGGTTGTGCTTTCGGGCGACCGCCGCCAGCACGGCTCGGTGGAACGCGGCGGCGCCCTGCGCCTGCTCGAAGACGAGGCGGGTCTGATCCCCACCGAGCTCCGCCAGGTCCGCCGCCAGACGGGTGAGTACAAGCGAGCCGTCGAGGCCCTGGGCGAGGGGCGCACCGCCGAGGGATTCACGCGACTTTCCGACCTGGGCTGGATCAAAGAGATCGGCGATCAGGAGCGCTACAGGGTCCTTGCCGCCGCGTACCTCGACAGCACTTCCAAGGCCGGCAGCACGCTGGTCGTCTGCCCGACGCACGCCGAGTCGGACCGCATTACCGCCGAGATCCGCGACGGCCTCAAGGCCACCGGCCGCCTGAGCACAGACGAACGGGCGTTCACCAAGCTCATCCCGCTGCAGCTGACCGAGGCCCAGCGGGCGGACAGGCTCTCCTACCAGCCTGGCGATGTGCTGGTCTACCACCAGAACGCCCGCGGCCACCGCAAGGGGGACCGCCTCATCGTCGGCGCGGATCCGGTCCCGACGGAGCAGGCGAATCGCTTCTCGGTCTTCCGACCGGGCTTCATCCGCCTGGCCCCCGGCGACCGCGTGCGGATCACCAAGAACGCCACCTCGATGGACAAAGCGAAGCGCCTCAACAACGGCGACCTGGCGGGCGTGGAGGGTTTCACGGCCAGGGGCGAGATCATCCTGGACTCCGGCGCGGTGCTGGCCCCCGGTTTCGGCCACCTGGACTACGGCTACGTCGTCACCAGCCACGCGTCCCAGGGAAGGAGCGTGGACCGCGTGATCATCGGCCAGTCGGCCGAGTCCCTGCCGGCTTCCAGCCGCGAGCAGTTCTACGTCAGCGTCTCCCGCGGCAAGAAGCAGGCGACCATCTTCACCGACGACAAACGGGCTCTTCTGGACGCCGTCAGCCACGGCGACGAGCGACTCACCGCGACAGAGCTGATCCACGAACGCGAGCGCCGCGAGCGCGGCAGCACGCTGCAGCGTCGGGAGCTGCTGGCCGTGACCCCGCCCCCGGCCCGGGAGCCGACCACCGTCCATGAGCACAGGGAGATCGACCATGACCGATGA